Proteins encoded by one window of Modestobacter marinus:
- the rfaE2 gene encoding D-glycero-beta-D-manno-heptose 1-phosphate adenylyltransferase, which yields MTRAAARPIVVVGDALLDVDLVGTASRLTPDAPVPVVEDVDTRERPGGAALAAVLAARSAGGREVVLVTPLADDEGAARLRALLDGRVRLIEIPASSTTPVKQRIRVGDHSVARLDSGGAVSTFGELPAAAAEAIRGAAAVLVADYGRGTTSAPDVRAALTAASGPVVWDPHPRGADPVPSARLVTPNGAEAARVAELDATGDGLAAVGARAQALIAHWGVGAVAITLGARGALLSYGEGAPMVVPATPVTGGDPCGAGDSFAAAVTVALAGGAVTGEAVTSAVAAAGAFVARGGATAWDAEPAVAAAGVDAPDPASRLTALLGRVRAAGGTVVATGGCFDLLHAGHVATLRAARGLGDCLVVCINSDASVSRLKGPSRPLVTAADRARVLEALEFVDAVVVFDEDTPTQVLERVRPDVWAKGGDYAGADLPEAAVLQTWGGQAVVLPYLDGHSTTALVERSRV from the coding sequence GTGACCCGCGCGGCCGCCCGGCCGATCGTCGTGGTCGGGGACGCCCTGCTGGACGTCGACCTGGTCGGGACCGCCTCCCGCCTGACCCCGGACGCGCCGGTGCCGGTGGTGGAGGACGTCGACACCCGCGAACGCCCGGGCGGGGCCGCGCTGGCCGCGGTGCTGGCCGCGCGGTCCGCCGGCGGCCGGGAGGTCGTGCTGGTCACCCCGCTCGCCGACGACGAGGGCGCCGCCCGGCTGCGCGCCCTGCTGGACGGACGGGTCCGGCTGATCGAGATCCCGGCCAGCAGCACCACCCCGGTCAAGCAGCGGATCCGGGTCGGCGACCACTCCGTCGCCCGGCTGGACAGCGGGGGAGCGGTCTCGACCTTCGGGGAGCTGCCGGCCGCCGCCGCCGAGGCGATCCGGGGCGCGGCCGCCGTCCTCGTCGCCGACTACGGCCGCGGGACGACGTCGGCCCCCGACGTGCGCGCCGCGCTCACCGCCGCCTCGGGCCCGGTGGTCTGGGACCCGCACCCCCGCGGTGCGGACCCCGTGCCCTCGGCGCGGCTGGTGACCCCCAACGGTGCCGAGGCCGCCCGGGTCGCCGAGCTCGACGCGACCGGCGACGGCCTGGCCGCCGTCGGTGCCCGCGCGCAGGCGCTCATCGCGCACTGGGGGGTGGGGGCCGTCGCCATCACCCTCGGTGCCCGCGGCGCGCTGCTCTCCTACGGCGAGGGCGCCCCCATGGTCGTGCCCGCCACGCCGGTCACCGGCGGCGACCCGTGCGGCGCCGGTGACTCCTTCGCCGCCGCGGTCACCGTGGCGCTCGCCGGGGGTGCGGTCACCGGCGAGGCGGTGACCTCCGCGGTCGCCGCGGCCGGGGCGTTCGTCGCCCGCGGCGGGGCCACCGCCTGGGACGCGGAGCCGGCCGTCGCGGCGGCCGGCGTTGACGCCCCCGACCCGGCGTCCCGGCTCACCGCGCTGCTGGGGCGGGTGCGCGCGGCCGGTGGCACGGTCGTGGCCACCGGCGGCTGCTTCGACCTGCTGCACGCCGGCCACGTAGCCACCCTCCGGGCCGCCCGCGGTCTCGGGGACTGCCTGGTCGTCTGCATCAACTCCGATGCCTCGGTGAGCCGGCTCAAGGGCCCGTCCCGCCCGCTGGTCACCGCCGCGGACCGGGCGCGCGTGCTGGAGGCCCTGGAGTTCGTGGACGCCGTCGTCGTGTTCGACGAGGACACCCCGACCCAGGTGCTGGAGCGCGTGCGGCCGGACGTGTGGGCCAAGGGCGGCGACTACGCCGGCGCGGACCTCCCCGAGGCCGCGGTGCTGCAGACGTGGGGCGGGCAGGCCGTCGTCCTGCCGTACCTGGACGGCCACTCGACCACCGCCCTGGTCGAGCGCTCCCGGGTGTGA
- a CDS encoding alpha-hydroxy-acid oxidizing protein — protein sequence MTSAAGTGRRRQDVVYRAGVYGRHPRVPTVYRALAREAKRRLDARAYGYVAGGAGDEATQRADRTAFDHWSVVPRVLRDVSRRDTSVELFGRRLPAPVLLGPVGALELVHPEGDLAVARAAAAVGVPMVFSNQASVPMETTAAAMGDSPRWMQLYWSTSDELVESLLGRAEAAGCDAVVVTLDTTMLGWRPRDLDLGHLPFALGKGIAQYTSDPVFRRLVEERAAAAGTPRDPQPRPNAAAVRALVGMSRAWSRATGMPMREALRSPLPRAAVEVFLGIYSRPSITWADLAWLRERTRLPIVLKGVLHPDDARRAVDEGVDGLVVSTHGGRQVDRSIAALDALPDVVDAVADRVPVLFDSGVRSGADVLVAVALGARAVLLGRPYAWGLGVAGEDGVRQVVEDVLGEFDLTLGLTGHTAVDQLSREVLRRRP from the coding sequence ATGACCTCAGCGGCAGGGACCGGGCGGCGGCGGCAGGACGTGGTCTACCGGGCGGGGGTCTACGGCCGGCACCCCCGGGTGCCCACCGTGTATCGGGCGCTGGCGCGGGAGGCCAAGCGCCGGCTGGACGCCCGGGCCTACGGCTACGTCGCCGGCGGCGCCGGCGACGAGGCCACCCAGCGGGCCGACCGGACGGCGTTCGACCACTGGTCCGTCGTCCCGCGCGTGCTGCGCGACGTCAGCCGCCGGGACACCTCCGTGGAGCTGTTCGGACGGCGGCTCCCGGCCCCGGTGCTGCTCGGGCCGGTGGGCGCGCTGGAGCTGGTGCACCCCGAGGGTGACCTCGCCGTCGCCCGCGCCGCCGCGGCGGTCGGGGTGCCGATGGTCTTCTCCAACCAGGCGTCGGTGCCGATGGAGACCACCGCGGCCGCGATGGGCGACAGCCCGCGGTGGATGCAGCTGTACTGGTCGACCTCCGACGAGCTGGTCGAGAGCCTGCTGGGTCGCGCGGAGGCCGCCGGCTGCGACGCCGTCGTCGTCACCCTGGACACCACGATGCTCGGCTGGCGCCCCCGGGACCTCGACCTCGGGCACCTGCCGTTCGCGCTGGGCAAGGGGATCGCCCAGTACACCTCCGACCCGGTGTTCCGCCGCCTCGTCGAGGAGCGGGCCGCAGCGGCCGGTACACCGCGGGACCCCCAGCCGCGGCCGAACGCCGCCGCCGTCCGCGCGCTGGTGGGCATGTCGCGGGCGTGGTCGCGCGCCACCGGCATGCCGATGCGCGAGGCGCTGCGGTCACCCCTCCCCCGCGCGGCCGTGGAGGTCTTCCTCGGCATCTACTCCCGGCCCTCGATCACCTGGGCCGACCTCGCCTGGCTGCGCGAGCGGACCCGGCTGCCGATCGTGCTCAAGGGCGTGCTGCACCCGGACGACGCGCGGCGGGCGGTCGACGAGGGCGTCGACGGGCTGGTGGTCAGCACGCACGGCGGGCGGCAGGTCGACCGGTCGATCGCCGCCCTGGACGCCCTGCCCGACGTCGTGGACGCGGTCGCCGACCGGGTGCCGGTGCTGTTCGACAGCGGGGTGCGCAGCGGTGCCGACGTGCTGGTGGCCGTCGCGCTGGGCGCCCGGGCGGTGCTGCTGGGCCGGCCGTACGCCTGGGGCCTGGGGGTGGCCGGCGAGGACGGCGTCCGCCAGGTGGTCGAGGACGTGCTGGGCGAGTTCGACCTCACGCTCGGGCTGACCGGGCACACCGCGGTGGACCAGCTCTCCCGCGAGGTCCTGCGCCGCCGCCCCTGA
- a CDS encoding universal stress protein — protein MTVLLGLEAAEHSGGDDGALRLAAGLAGAEGSPVVVTTVVPLDPPQATASRLDREYRQWRAALTATRHAEALTALRRAGVEDVRAAVVPASSVPAGLVESAHRYGARLIVLGAATEAPAGRFAPGSVAEPLLHSSPVPLALAPRAWSAPAEPTGLTCTWADAARSSDALSATRALAGRWGVPIRLATFVPERAALLPSETGLPLEHVVSEEWAGQVQGSLDDVVADWSGPWPAPETVQGRGAGWAGAVAAVPWLPGDVLVLGSSRLGPEGRVFLGSTATKILRAATVPVLVVPRGEGGAPPST, from the coding sequence ATGACCGTCCTGCTGGGCCTGGAGGCCGCCGAGCACAGTGGCGGGGACGACGGCGCGCTCCGGCTGGCCGCCGGGCTGGCCGGCGCGGAGGGCTCCCCAGTCGTCGTGACGACGGTCGTGCCGCTCGACCCACCGCAGGCGACGGCCTCGCGGCTCGACCGCGAGTACCGGCAGTGGCGGGCCGCACTGACCGCCACCCGCCACGCGGAGGCGCTCACCGCACTGCGGAGGGCCGGGGTCGAGGACGTCCGCGCCGCCGTCGTCCCGGCGTCCTCGGTGCCCGCCGGTCTGGTCGAGTCCGCCCACCGGTACGGGGCGCGGCTGATCGTGCTCGGCGCCGCGACCGAGGCGCCGGCGGGCCGGTTCGCGCCCGGCTCGGTCGCCGAGCCGCTGCTGCACAGCTCGCCGGTGCCCCTGGCGCTGGCTCCGCGGGCGTGGTCGGCGCCGGCGGAGCCCACCGGGCTGACCTGCACCTGGGCGGACGCGGCCCGCTCCTCCGACGCGCTGTCGGCCACCCGAGCACTCGCCGGGCGCTGGGGAGTGCCGATCCGGCTGGCGACGTTCGTGCCCGAGCGCGCCGCCCTGCTGCCGTCCGAGACCGGCCTGCCGCTGGAGCACGTGGTCAGCGAGGAGTGGGCCGGCCAGGTGCAGGGCTCCCTGGACGACGTCGTGGCGGACTGGTCCGGCCCGTGGCCGGCCCCGGAGACCGTGCAGGGCCGCGGCGCCGGCTGGGCGGGGGCGGTGGCCGCGGTGCCCTGGCTGCCCGGGGACGTACTGGTGCTCGGGTCGTCACGGCTCGGCCCGGAGGGGCGGGTCTTCCTCGGCTCGACGGCGACGAAGATCCTGCGGGCCGCGACCGTCCCGGTGCTGGTGGTGCCGCGCGGTGAGGGCGGCGCGCCGCCGTCGACTTGA
- a CDS encoding glycosyltransferase, with protein MRIDLVSEHASPLAAIGGVDAGGQNVHVAALAAGLAQRGHHVTVHTRRDDAALPDRVTTAHGYDVAHVAAGPARVVPKDELLQHMATFADVLRAEWSQTRPDVVHAHFWMSGLASVQAAAGLDIPVLQTFHALGSVKRRHQGDADTSPEQRIDLERGLCRDVDHVVATCSDEVFELRRLELPSDRVSIVPCGVDTDEFTPDGPVAPRSGRPRLLVLGRLVERKGQEDAVRALAAVPDAELVVVGGPPTDELDTDPEVGRLRAVAAELGVADRLVFTGAVSRADVPGWIRSADVVLAVPWYEPFGITPLEAMACGRPVVATAVGGLVDTVADGVTGELVPPRDPAALGRTLAALLVDDERRSTYGAAGVARARTRYRWSRVVADTDAVYRQVLSARSPVEAAR; from the coding sequence ATGCGGATCGACCTGGTCAGCGAGCACGCCTCGCCGCTGGCCGCCATCGGTGGCGTCGACGCCGGCGGGCAGAACGTGCACGTGGCCGCGCTCGCCGCCGGCCTGGCCCAGCGCGGCCACCACGTCACGGTGCACACCCGCCGGGACGACGCCGCGCTGCCGGACCGGGTGACCACGGCCCACGGCTACGACGTCGCGCACGTCGCCGCCGGTCCCGCCCGGGTCGTGCCCAAGGACGAGCTGCTCCAGCACATGGCGACCTTCGCCGACGTGCTGCGCGCCGAGTGGTCGCAGACCCGGCCCGACGTCGTGCACGCCCACTTCTGGATGAGCGGGCTGGCCTCGGTGCAGGCCGCGGCCGGCCTCGACATCCCGGTGCTGCAGACCTTCCACGCCCTCGGGTCGGTCAAGCGCCGGCACCAGGGCGACGCCGACACCTCCCCGGAGCAGCGGATCGACCTGGAACGCGGCCTGTGCCGCGACGTCGACCACGTGGTCGCCACCTGCAGCGACGAGGTGTTCGAGCTGCGCCGGCTCGAGCTGCCCAGCGACCGGGTGTCGATCGTGCCGTGCGGCGTGGACACCGACGAGTTCACCCCGGACGGGCCGGTCGCCCCGCGCTCGGGCCGCCCCCGGCTGCTTGTGCTGGGCCGGCTGGTCGAGCGCAAGGGCCAGGAGGACGCCGTCCGGGCGCTGGCCGCCGTCCCCGACGCCGAGCTGGTCGTCGTGGGCGGCCCGCCGACGGACGAGCTGGACACCGACCCGGAGGTCGGCCGGCTGCGGGCCGTCGCCGCCGAGCTGGGGGTCGCCGACCGGCTGGTCTTCACCGGCGCCGTCTCCCGGGCCGACGTCCCGGGCTGGATCCGATCGGCCGACGTCGTCCTGGCCGTGCCCTGGTACGAGCCGTTCGGGATCACCCCGCTGGAGGCGATGGCGTGCGGCCGGCCGGTCGTGGCCACCGCCGTCGGCGGGCTGGTCGACACCGTCGCCGACGGCGTGACCGGCGAGCTCGTCCCGCCGCGCGACCCCGCTGCCCTCGGGCGGACGCTGGCCGCGCTGCTCGTCGACGACGAACGGCGGAGCACCTACGGCGCCGCCGGCGTCGCCCGGGCCCGGACCCGCTACCGCTGGTCCCGCGTCGTCGCCGACACCGACGCCGTCTACCGGCAGGTGCTCTCCGCCCGCAGCCCCGTGGAGGCCGCCCGATGA
- a CDS encoding glycosyltransferase family 9 protein codes for MAVVLRPLGLGDLLTGVPAIRGIRAAVPGHRLVLATTRALEPLAALIDAVDEVLPAVELEPLDWAGPPPELAVDLHGKGPASHVVVADLHPQRLLTFDSPGYPGPTWHPDEHEVHRWCRLVSEGLGVDCDPDALDLAVPDVEPPVRDVAVVHPGAAFPGRRWPAERFAAVARHLDAAGLEVVVTGGPAERELALAVATQAGLGPEAVLAGRTTSLELAAVVAAARVVVCGDTGVAHLATAYRRPSVVLFGPVSPALWGPPPRPQHVVRWHGDGTGDPWGTTLDPALARVTVAEVTEALDDLLART; via the coding sequence GTGGCTGTCGTGCTGCGGCCGCTGGGGCTCGGTGACCTGCTCACCGGGGTGCCGGCGATCCGCGGCATCCGGGCCGCTGTGCCCGGGCACCGGCTCGTGCTGGCCACCACCCGGGCGCTGGAGCCGCTGGCCGCGCTGATCGACGCCGTCGACGAGGTGCTGCCCGCCGTCGAGCTGGAACCGCTGGACTGGGCCGGCCCGCCCCCGGAGCTCGCCGTCGACCTGCACGGCAAGGGCCCGGCCTCGCACGTCGTCGTGGCGGATCTGCACCCGCAGCGGCTGCTCACCTTCGACAGCCCCGGCTACCCCGGGCCGACCTGGCACCCCGACGAGCACGAGGTGCACCGCTGGTGCCGGCTGGTCTCCGAGGGGCTGGGCGTCGACTGCGACCCGGACGCCCTCGACCTCGCCGTGCCGGACGTCGAGCCGCCCGTCCGCGACGTCGCGGTGGTGCACCCCGGCGCCGCGTTCCCCGGCCGGCGCTGGCCGGCCGAGCGGTTCGCCGCCGTCGCCCGGCACCTGGACGCGGCCGGGCTGGAGGTGGTGGTCACCGGTGGCCCGGCCGAGCGCGAGCTGGCCCTGGCGGTGGCCACCCAGGCCGGGCTGGGCCCGGAGGCGGTGCTGGCCGGCCGGACGACGTCCCTGGAGCTGGCCGCGGTGGTCGCCGCCGCCCGGGTCGTGGTCTGCGGCGACACCGGGGTGGCCCACCTGGCGACCGCCTACCGCCGGCCGTCCGTGGTGCTCTTCGGCCCGGTGTCCCCGGCGCTGTGGGGGCCGCCGCCCCGACCGCAGCACGTCGTCCGCTGGCACGGGGACGGCACCGGCGACCCGTGGGGGACGACGCTGGACCCGGCGCTGGCCCGGGTCACCGTCGCCGAGGTCACCGAGGCCCTCGACGACCTCCTCGCCCGCACCTGA
- a CDS encoding glycosyltransferase, with protein MKVLLWHVHGSWTTSFVQGTHDYLLPVTPDRGPDGLGRARTWEWPASAREVTPEQLREDQPDVVVLQRTRDLELVREWLGREPGRDLPAVFLEHNAPDGAVPNTRHPLADQSAIPIAHVTFFNQLFYDNGSAPTTVIEHGIVDPGERYTGELARAGVVVNEPVRRGRYTGGDLLPLLSAAAPLDVFGMGLTGLYERYGLDPDRVGLHDDPPQAAMHDELARRRVYVHPVRWTSLGLSLLEAMHLGMPVVGLATTEAVEAVPAEAGVLSTRPERLAEAVRDFVHDPDAARLAGKAARAAALERYGLDRFLADWDALLTEVTR; from the coding sequence ATGAAGGTCCTGCTCTGGCACGTGCACGGCTCCTGGACGACGTCGTTCGTCCAGGGCACCCACGACTACCTGCTCCCGGTGACCCCGGACCGGGGCCCCGACGGGCTGGGCCGCGCCCGCACCTGGGAGTGGCCGGCGTCGGCCCGCGAGGTCACGCCCGAGCAGCTGCGGGAGGACCAGCCCGACGTCGTCGTGCTGCAGCGCACCCGTGACCTGGAGCTGGTCCGGGAGTGGCTGGGCCGCGAGCCCGGCCGCGACCTCCCGGCCGTCTTCCTCGAGCACAACGCCCCGGACGGGGCGGTGCCGAACACCCGGCACCCGCTGGCCGACCAGTCGGCGATCCCGATCGCCCACGTCACCTTCTTCAACCAGCTGTTCTACGACAACGGCTCGGCGCCCACGACCGTCATCGAGCACGGCATCGTCGACCCGGGCGAGCGCTACACCGGCGAGCTGGCCCGGGCCGGGGTGGTGGTCAACGAGCCCGTGCGCCGGGGCCGGTACACCGGCGGCGACCTGCTGCCGCTGCTGTCCGCCGCCGCGCCGCTGGACGTGTTCGGGATGGGCCTGACCGGGCTGTACGAGCGCTACGGGCTCGACCCCGACCGGGTCGGCCTGCACGACGACCCGCCGCAGGCCGCGATGCACGACGAGCTCGCCCGCCGCCGGGTCTACGTGCACCCGGTGCGCTGGACGTCGCTGGGGCTGTCGCTGCTGGAGGCCATGCACCTGGGCATGCCGGTCGTCGGGCTGGCCACCACCGAGGCCGTGGAGGCGGTGCCGGCCGAGGCCGGGGTGCTCTCCACCCGGCCCGAACGGCTGGCCGAGGCGGTCCGGGACTTCGTGCACGACCCGGACGCCGCCCGGCTGGCCGGCAAGGCCGCCCGCGCCGCCGCGCTGGAGCGGTACGGCCTGGACCGGTTCCTCGCCGACTGGGACGCGCTGCTGACGGAGGTGACCCGATGA
- a CDS encoding HAD-IIIA family hydrolase — protein MKGVLRNCTVVVPTIGRPSLDVLLDALAGAPGPRPAQIVLVDDRPTGEPLRPERPGLPPVRVVRTGGGGPAVARNLGWRTARTEWIAFLDDDVVPDPDWYDRLAEDLAALPADVAGTQGRVRVPLPADRRPTDWERGTAGLATSSWITADLAYRRSALAAVGGFDERFPRAFREDSDLALRVMDTGSTLTRGERWITHPVRPTDRWVSARVQAGNADDVLMRRLHGPTWRERADAAVGRRPRHLAVSGAALAALGLAAVGRPRAAALAALGWAAGTAEFAWARIAPGPRDRAEVTTMLATSALIPPLASWHFLRGAVQHRTVTPWRGLPDLVLFDRDGTLVHDVPYNGDPAQVRPVDGAREALDALRARGVRIGLVTNQSGVGRGLITRAQADAVNARVAELLGPFDTVQVCPHAPEDGCDCRKPAPGMVKAACAELDVDPGRVVVIGDIGADVGAATAAGAASILVPTTVTRPAEVTAAAHRAPTLVEAVEDVLAGAW, from the coding sequence ATGAAGGGTGTCCTGCGCAACTGCACGGTCGTCGTGCCGACGATCGGTCGGCCGTCGCTGGACGTGCTCCTCGACGCCCTGGCCGGCGCCCCCGGTCCGCGGCCGGCCCAGATCGTGCTGGTCGACGACCGGCCCACCGGGGAGCCACTGCGCCCGGAGCGCCCCGGCCTGCCGCCGGTCCGGGTCGTGCGCACCGGGGGCGGTGGTCCGGCGGTGGCCCGCAACCTGGGGTGGCGCACCGCGCGCACCGAGTGGATCGCCTTCCTCGACGACGACGTCGTCCCCGACCCCGACTGGTACGACCGGCTCGCCGAGGACCTCGCCGCCCTGCCCGCCGACGTGGCCGGCACCCAGGGCCGGGTCCGCGTGCCGCTGCCCGCCGACCGCCGGCCCACCGACTGGGAGCGCGGCACCGCGGGGCTGGCCACGAGCAGCTGGATCACCGCCGACCTGGCCTACCGCCGGTCCGCGCTCGCCGCGGTCGGCGGCTTCGACGAGCGCTTCCCCCGGGCCTTCCGCGAGGACTCCGACCTCGCCCTGCGGGTCATGGACACCGGCTCGACGCTGACCCGCGGCGAGCGGTGGATCACCCACCCCGTCCGGCCGACCGACCGCTGGGTGTCCGCCCGGGTGCAGGCCGGCAACGCCGACGACGTCCTCATGCGCCGGCTGCACGGGCCGACCTGGCGCGAGCGCGCCGACGCCGCCGTCGGCCGCCGCCCCCGCCACCTCGCCGTCTCCGGTGCGGCCCTGGCGGCGCTCGGCCTGGCCGCTGTGGGACGGCCCCGGGCCGCGGCGCTCGCGGCCCTGGGCTGGGCCGCCGGCACCGCCGAGTTCGCCTGGGCGCGGATCGCCCCCGGCCCGCGGGACCGCGCCGAGGTCACCACCATGCTCGCCACCAGCGCGCTCATCCCGCCGCTGGCCAGCTGGCACTTCCTGCGCGGCGCCGTGCAGCACCGCACCGTGACGCCGTGGCGCGGCCTGCCCGACCTGGTCCTCTTCGACCGCGACGGCACGCTGGTGCACGACGTGCCCTACAACGGCGACCCGGCGCAGGTCCGGCCGGTCGACGGCGCCCGTGAGGCGCTGGACGCGCTCCGGGCGCGCGGCGTGCGGATCGGCCTGGTGACCAACCAGTCCGGCGTGGGCCGTGGCCTCATCACCCGGGCGCAGGCCGACGCGGTCAACGCGCGCGTCGCCGAGCTGCTCGGCCCCTTCGACACCGTGCAGGTCTGCCCGCACGCCCCCGAGGACGGCTGCGACTGCCGCAAGCCGGCCCCCGGCATGGTGAAGGCGGCCTGCGCCGAGCTCGACGTCGACCCCGGCCGCGTCGTCGTCATCGGGGACATCGGTGCCGACGTCGGAGCCGCCACCGCGGCCGGCGCGGCGTCGATCCTGGTGCCGACGACGGTCACCCGCCCCGCCGAGGTCACCGCCGCGGCACACCGGGCGCCCACCCTGGTCGAGGCGGTCGAGGACGTGCTGGCGGGCGCCTGGTGA
- a CDS encoding D-sedoheptulose-7-phosphate isomerase, with amino-acid sequence MSTAPSSDLEVVSPDTCTHLTGHDHVASLSAALRGLTEQVETLDRWGRLLADVLTGPSRGRLLAAGNGGSAAQAQHLTAELVGRYRADRPPFSAICLTAETSSLTAIANDYPADELFARQVEAHGRDGDVLVLLSTSGRSPNAVAAARRARECGITVLAMTGPAPNPLAAVADETVAIDSPWTATVQECHLVALHLLCAAFDAAVLADSPRISTSNHVEVVQ; translated from the coding sequence ATGAGCACCGCCCCGTCCTCGGACCTCGAGGTCGTCTCGCCCGACACCTGCACCCACCTCACCGGGCACGACCACGTCGCCTCGCTGAGCGCCGCGCTCCGCGGGCTCACCGAGCAGGTCGAGACGCTGGACCGCTGGGGCCGGCTGCTCGCCGACGTGCTGACCGGGCCGTCCCGCGGCCGGCTGCTGGCCGCCGGCAACGGCGGCAGCGCCGCCCAGGCGCAGCACCTCACCGCCGAGCTGGTGGGCCGCTACCGCGCCGACCGCCCGCCGTTCTCCGCGATCTGCCTGACCGCCGAGACCTCCTCGCTCACGGCCATCGCCAACGACTACCCGGCCGACGAGCTGTTCGCCCGGCAGGTCGAGGCGCACGGCCGGGACGGCGACGTGCTGGTGCTGCTGTCGACCAGCGGCCGCAGCCCCAACGCGGTCGCCGCCGCCCGCCGGGCCCGCGAGTGCGGGATCACCGTGCTGGCGATGACCGGGCCGGCGCCCAACCCGCTGGCCGCCGTCGCCGACGAGACGGTCGCCATCGACTCCCCGTGGACGGCGACGGTGCAGGAGTGCCACCTCGTCGCGCTGCACCTGCTGTGCGCCGCGTTCGACGCCGCCGTGCTCGCCGACTCACCCCGCATCTCGACCAGCAACCACGTCGAGGTGGTCCAGTGA
- a CDS encoding MarR family winged helix-turn-helix transcriptional regulator, translating into MDQPRDQLHDGAPPRGVPRDVRGLAAAGPSAPETWLRIVQVHDRITRRVDSALHRQHGLSLTGFEVLRRVAESPQEHASMGDLADAVGLSRPGITSTVNRLVDDGLVTRERLDGDRRLLHARLTDTGRERVRAATSTHDDLVAHLLTMLGDDAAVVTDALARVSSATRRPR; encoded by the coding sequence ATGGACCAGCCCAGGGACCAGCTGCACGACGGCGCACCACCCCGAGGCGTGCCCCGGGACGTGCGGGGGCTGGCGGCCGCGGGGCCGAGTGCCCCGGAGACCTGGCTGCGGATCGTCCAGGTGCACGACCGGATCACCCGGCGGGTCGACTCGGCGCTGCACCGGCAGCACGGGCTGTCCCTCACCGGCTTCGAGGTGCTGCGCCGGGTGGCCGAGTCCCCCCAGGAGCACGCCTCGATGGGCGACCTCGCCGATGCCGTCGGCCTCTCCCGTCCGGGGATCACCAGCACCGTCAACCGGCTCGTCGACGACGGACTGGTCACCCGCGAGCGACTGGACGGCGACCGGCGGCTGCTGCACGCCCGGCTGACCGACACCGGCCGGGAGCGGGTCCGGGCGGCGACGTCCACCCACGACGACCTGGTGGCGCACCTGCTCACGATGCTCGGGGACGACGCCGCCGTGGTCACCGACGCGCTCGCCCGGGTGTCCTCCGCCACCCGCCGCCCCCGCTGA
- a CDS encoding glycosyltransferase family 9 protein, with translation MTRTVLVARLDNAGDVLLQGPLVRAVAAGADRVVFLASPQGTAAAELLPGVDDVLTWHCPWIDGSPQPVDADDLAALVDRVRALGVDEAVVSTSFHQSPLPLALLLRTAGVGRISAISVDYPGSLLDVRHRVDDDLPEPERALSLARAAGFELPAGDDGLLAVRRPLPATGQAPGYVVLHPGASVPARAWPAGHCAGAVEALTDAGWRVLVTGGPGERALTAAIAGTRGTDLGGATTLAEMAALLDGAAAVVVGNTGPAHLAAAVGTPVVSLFSPVVPAVRWAPYGVPTVLLGDQSAPCRDTRARECPVPGHPCLSSVSPADVVAAVDKVVAS, from the coding sequence GTGACCCGCACGGTCCTGGTCGCCCGGCTGGACAACGCCGGTGACGTGCTGCTGCAGGGGCCGCTGGTGCGGGCCGTGGCCGCCGGCGCCGACCGGGTCGTCTTCCTGGCCAGCCCGCAGGGCACGGCGGCCGCCGAGCTGCTGCCCGGCGTCGACGACGTGCTGACCTGGCACTGCCCGTGGATCGACGGCTCGCCGCAGCCGGTGGACGCCGACGACCTCGCCGCGCTGGTCGACCGGGTGCGGGCGCTGGGCGTCGACGAGGCGGTGGTCAGCACCAGCTTCCACCAGTCGCCGCTGCCGCTGGCGCTGCTGCTGCGCACCGCCGGGGTGGGGCGGATCTCGGCCATCAGCGTCGACTACCCCGGCTCGCTGCTCGACGTCCGGCACCGGGTGGACGACGACCTCCCCGAGCCGGAGCGGGCCCTCTCGCTGGCCCGCGCCGCCGGCTTCGAGCTGCCCGCCGGGGACGACGGCCTGCTCGCCGTGCGCCGTCCGCTGCCGGCCACCGGCCAGGCGCCGGGCTACGTCGTCCTGCACCCCGGGGCCTCCGTGCCGGCGCGCGCCTGGCCGGCCGGGCACTGCGCCGGGGCGGTCGAGGCGCTCACCGACGCCGGCTGGCGGGTGCTGGTCACCGGCGGGCCGGGGGAGCGGGCGCTGACCGCGGCCATCGCCGGCACCCGCGGGACCGACCTGGGCGGCGCCACGACGCTGGCCGAGATGGCCGCGCTGCTCGACGGTGCGGCCGCCGTCGTCGTCGGCAACACCGGCCCGGCGCACCTGGCCGCCGCCGTCGGCACCCCCGTCGTCTCCCTCTTCTCCCCGGTCGTCCCGGCCGTCCGGTGGGCGCCCTACGGCGTGCCCACCGTGCTGCTGGGCGACCAGTCCGCCCCCTGCCGCGACACCCGGGCCCGTGAGTGCCCGGTGCCGGGGCACCCCTGCCTCTCGTCGGTGAGCCCAGCCGACGTCGTTGCCGCCGTCGACAAGGTGGTCGCCTCATGA